The Armatimonadota bacterium genome has a window encoding:
- a CDS encoding glycoside hydrolase N-terminal domain-containing protein, with the protein MSDHTMSRRSFVKAAASAAAAAASADLLAVPFAASAESVSTPTLPVPGRGFISVRPAAIWEEALITGNGKMGALVMSQALDETIILSHERLFLPIHEPLPPPDTGAHLPEIRRLLKNGEYQKASDFVVDLSHKEGYGGKRWTDPFIPACDLRIGMAASGEVRDYVRSLDFETGVATVRWTDDRGTFTRRTFVSRPANAVVTLLEGPRGRVDAELYFEQHAGAHGIKQVHAMAEQGWLFYRSTFALTGGEYGCGAQVIAASGDSTVEGNRLAVKGADSVLVILRVEPDSAGSALKGVARLDASFDRLLSDHRKVHGRLFDRVHLDLGGGIDRGLAAEELVRRSREDALSPAMLEKALDAGRYAILSSCGDWPPNLQGVWSGTWTPPWSGDYTQNGNVQAAIASLLSGNLPECLKSYFGYLESHLDQCRENAKRLYNARGLYVPSRTSSHFLQNHFDATWPMTFWTVGAAWAARFYFDYYLYTGDRDFLRKRAFPYMKEAAAFFEDFLVSGNDGKWLFSPSYSPENNPGNSPSQACVNATMDIAALKGLLTDLIAAGKVLGADPDLIDRWNGMLHKIPAYQINKDGAVKEWTWPGLDDNYAHRHCSHLYPLFWGLPSEIGDNPPLRKAFQRALDLRIAERRREPGGGVMAFGLVQLGLAAGSLGDSESVGFVVDRLARNYYFPNLATSHDPGSIFNTDLSGGLPAVLIHSLVQSWPGEVTLLPALPRQMPAGRLTGVLCRGQVTLRELMWNSESVTANLESAIDQTIDIRTPSVRGTRSMTLRAGKPDSITIALTSGP; encoded by the coding sequence TTGTCTGATCACACGATGAGTCGGCGGAGTTTTGTGAAAGCGGCCGCGTCTGCCGCCGCCGCGGCCGCATCGGCTGACCTTCTGGCTGTGCCTTTTGCGGCTAGCGCCGAATCCGTTTCAACACCGACGCTGCCCGTCCCGGGACGTGGTTTTATCAGTGTGCGCCCCGCAGCCATCTGGGAGGAAGCCCTTATCACGGGCAACGGGAAGATGGGCGCCCTCGTGATGAGCCAGGCGCTCGACGAGACGATCATCCTGTCGCACGAGCGCCTCTTCCTGCCCATCCACGAGCCGCTTCCGCCGCCGGACACCGGCGCACACTTGCCCGAGATCCGCCGATTGCTCAAGAACGGCGAATATCAGAAGGCTTCGGACTTCGTTGTTGACCTGTCCCACAAGGAGGGCTACGGCGGGAAGCGCTGGACCGATCCTTTCATCCCCGCGTGCGACCTCCGAATCGGCATGGCGGCAAGCGGCGAAGTGCGCGACTACGTCCGATCACTGGACTTCGAGACCGGCGTCGCCACGGTGCGGTGGACGGATGACCGCGGCACGTTCACCCGCCGGACTTTTGTTTCGAGGCCGGCTAACGCCGTGGTCACGCTACTCGAGGGGCCGCGTGGGCGAGTTGACGCCGAACTCTATTTTGAGCAACACGCGGGGGCGCATGGCATCAAGCAGGTGCATGCCATGGCAGAACAGGGGTGGTTGTTCTACCGGAGCACGTTCGCCCTCACGGGCGGTGAGTACGGGTGTGGTGCGCAGGTGATCGCCGCGTCCGGCGACTCCACGGTTGAGGGCAATCGACTGGCCGTGAAGGGAGCGGACAGCGTCCTGGTCATTCTGAGGGTTGAACCGGACAGCGCGGGATCGGCGCTAAAGGGCGTCGCGCGCCTGGATGCTTCTTTCGATCGGCTCCTGTCAGACCATCGCAAGGTTCACGGCAGGCTGTTTGACAGGGTGCACCTGGACCTTGGCGGAGGGATAGATCGGGGATTAGCCGCCGAAGAACTGGTCCGGCGTTCACGGGAAGACGCACTGTCGCCGGCCATGCTGGAGAAGGCCTTGGACGCAGGGCGTTACGCGATTCTTTCGAGTTGCGGAGATTGGCCGCCAAACCTGCAAGGCGTGTGGTCGGGAACGTGGACGCCTCCGTGGTCGGGTGACTATACGCAGAACGGAAACGTGCAGGCTGCCATCGCGAGCCTCCTATCCGGGAACCTCCCGGAGTGTCTGAAGAGCTACTTCGGATATCTCGAGAGCCATCTCGACCAGTGCCGCGAAAACGCGAAACGTCTGTACAATGCGCGCGGGCTCTACGTTCCCTCCCGAACGAGTTCGCATTTCCTGCAGAACCACTTTGACGCTACGTGGCCGATGACCTTCTGGACGGTTGGCGCCGCCTGGGCCGCCCGGTTCTACTTCGATTACTACCTGTACACGGGCGACCGCGATTTCCTTCGCAAGCGCGCCTTCCCCTATATGAAGGAGGCTGCCGCCTTCTTCGAGGATTTCCTGGTGTCCGGCAATGACGGCAAGTGGCTGTTCTCACCATCGTATTCGCCGGAGAACAACCCTGGTAACAGCCCGTCGCAGGCGTGCGTCAACGCAACGATGGATATCGCTGCGTTGAAGGGGCTTCTGACCGACCTCATCGCAGCCGGCAAGGTATTGGGGGCCGACCCGGACCTCATCGACCGATGGAATGGCATGCTTCACAAGATACCGGCGTATCAGATCAACAAGGACGGCGCCGTGAAGGAGTGGACATGGCCCGGCCTGGACGACAACTATGCCCATCGCCATTGCTCGCACCTCTATCCGCTGTTCTGGGGTCTGCCATCCGAGATAGGCGATAACCCACCGTTGCGCAAGGCGTTTCAGCGCGCCTTGGACTTGCGCATCGCAGAGCGTCGAAGGGAGCCGGGTGGGGGAGTCATGGCGTTCGGCCTGGTGCAGCTGGGCCTCGCGGCCGGCAGCCTCGGTGACAGCGAATCGGTGGGCTTCGTGGTTGACCGCCTCGCACGGAATTACTACTTCCCGAACCTGGCAACGTCCCACGATCCGGGGAGCATCTTCAACACGGACTTGAGCGGCGGGTTGCCGGCCGTGCTGATCCACTCCCTGGTTCAGTCCTGGCCTGGTGAAGTGACGCTGCTGCCGGCGCTACCGCGGCAGATGCCGGCAGGGCGGCTCACCGGAGTCCTGTGCCGAGGCCAGGTGACCCTCAGGGAGCTGATGTGGAATTCGGAGAGCGTGACCGCCAACCTGGAATCCGCGATCGATCAGACCATCGACATCCGCACACCTTCCGTGAGGGGAACGCGGTCCATGACTCTTCGCGCCGGCAAACCGGATTCTATCACCATCGCGCTCACTTCAGGCCCGTAA
- a CDS encoding beta-L-arabinofuranosidase domain-containing protein, with translation MKRTAVLVAGLSLWTLCPRLQAVVPVYHQTKMEVANKVHAQVYSFELSDVRLLAGPFKHAQDLDAAYLLRIEPDRLLSRFRVNAGLKPKGESYGGWESQGISGHTLGHYLSACSLMYASTGDTRFKERVRYIVSELAACQKAGGDGFIGGMPNAREIFAKVAAGAISSAGFDLNGSWVPWYNEHKTFAGLIDAYLYTGSDEAKQVLVRLADWAWNTTKGLSDDEWQKMLAAEHGGMNDSLADVYALTGDPKYLDLSRKFYHRAVLDPLANREDRLTGLHANTQIPKVIGAARLYELTGEQKYDTIASFFWDVVTKERSYVIGGNSNNEHFPPKEAMSKNIGPSTAETCNTYNMLKLTRHLFSWNPLPQYADYYERALYNHILASQDPDDGMMCYYVPLKTGVPKAFNTPFDSFWCCTGTGMENHAKYGDSIYFRSAANDLYVNLFIASELRWTDKGVTVRQNTEYPVKPSTRLTLTCRKPTELALHLRRPLWAVKSYTVTVNGARELLRSKPGSYVTIKRVWKSGDVIEISMPMTLREEPMRDDAHTVALLYGPLVLAAAENPAGPPPVIVAGSTSATTAIKPVPGKPLTFTASGRVFRVAGEPSKKPLTLRPFYAVYKTPYVVYWDSFTEGQWNAKQQEYLAEQARARALEARTTDSIRVGEMQSERDHRFEGVNTETGEFMGRKWRHATDGGWFLFGLKIDPKVPMDLICTYWGGDSGNREFDILVSSERIAAEVLENNRPGVFYDKTYELPTEITTGRDGIYVRFQAHPGKMAGGLYGCRAVRRATPVMSSPR, from the coding sequence TTGAAACGAACAGCCGTGCTCGTGGCCGGCCTGAGCCTTTGGACCCTTTGTCCGCGCCTGCAGGCCGTCGTGCCCGTGTACCACCAGACGAAGATGGAAGTAGCGAACAAGGTACACGCGCAGGTTTACTCGTTTGAGCTCTCGGATGTCCGGCTCCTCGCCGGGCCGTTCAAGCACGCTCAAGACCTTGATGCCGCCTATCTCCTGCGCATCGAGCCGGATCGCCTTCTGTCACGATTTCGCGTCAACGCCGGGTTGAAGCCAAAGGGCGAATCCTACGGCGGCTGGGAAAGCCAGGGCATTTCAGGACACACGCTTGGCCACTATCTTTCTGCCTGCTCGCTGATGTACGCTTCCACGGGCGACACCCGCTTCAAGGAGAGGGTCCGGTACATCGTGAGCGAACTGGCCGCGTGCCAGAAAGCCGGCGGCGACGGGTTCATCGGAGGCATGCCGAACGCCAGAGAGATTTTTGCGAAGGTTGCCGCGGGTGCCATTTCTTCCGCGGGCTTCGATCTGAACGGCAGCTGGGTCCCGTGGTACAACGAACACAAGACGTTCGCCGGCCTCATCGACGCTTACCTGTATACCGGCAGCGATGAGGCTAAGCAAGTGCTCGTTCGTCTGGCCGACTGGGCGTGGAACACTACAAAGGGCCTATCGGACGACGAGTGGCAGAAGATGCTTGCGGCCGAGCATGGCGGCATGAACGACTCGTTGGCCGACGTTTATGCCTTGACCGGCGACCCGAAGTACCTCGACCTCTCGCGCAAGTTCTACCACAGGGCCGTACTGGATCCGCTGGCGAACCGCGAGGATCGCCTCACCGGCCTCCACGCAAACACCCAGATTCCCAAGGTCATTGGTGCGGCCCGGCTGTATGAACTGACAGGAGAACAGAAGTACGATACCATCGCCTCGTTCTTCTGGGACGTGGTCACGAAGGAACGGTCCTACGTCATTGGCGGGAACAGCAACAACGAGCACTTCCCGCCGAAGGAGGCGATGTCCAAAAACATCGGGCCGTCCACAGCCGAAACGTGCAACACGTACAACATGCTGAAATTGACGCGGCACTTGTTCTCGTGGAATCCGCTGCCCCAGTATGCCGACTACTACGAGCGGGCGCTCTACAACCATATCCTCGCGTCGCAAGATCCGGATGACGGGATGATGTGCTACTACGTGCCGCTCAAGACGGGGGTGCCGAAGGCATTCAACACGCCGTTCGACTCCTTCTGGTGCTGCACCGGCACCGGCATGGAAAACCACGCCAAATACGGCGACAGCATCTATTTCCGAAGCGCGGCGAACGATCTGTACGTCAACCTGTTCATCGCATCGGAACTTCGATGGACGGACAAGGGCGTCACCGTTCGCCAGAACACGGAATACCCGGTCAAGCCCTCGACGCGACTGACCCTAACCTGCCGCAAACCCACCGAGCTTGCCCTTCATTTGCGAAGGCCCCTGTGGGCCGTCAAGTCCTACACCGTGACGGTGAATGGAGCGCGCGAATTGCTTCGCAGCAAGCCCGGAAGCTACGTAACGATCAAGCGCGTCTGGAAATCCGGCGATGTGATTGAGATCTCAATGCCGATGACCCTTCGTGAAGAGCCGATGCGTGATGACGCGCACACCGTTGCGCTCCTCTATGGACCGCTCGTACTGGCCGCCGCCGAGAATCCGGCGGGGCCCCCGCCGGTGATCGTCGCGGGAAGCACAAGCGCGACCACGGCCATCAAGCCCGTGCCGGGCAAGCCGCTCACGTTTACGGCATCCGGCCGGGTATTTCGCGTGGCGGGCGAACCGTCGAAGAAGCCGCTCACGCTCCGCCCGTTCTATGCGGTGTACAAGACGCCATACGTTGTCTATTGGGACTCGTTCACCGAGGGACAGTGGAACGCCAAACAACAGGAATACCTTGCGGAGCAGGCGCGGGCGCGCGCTCTCGAGGCGCGAACCACGGATTCGATACGCGTTGGGGAAATGCAGTCCGAGCGCGATCACCGGTTCGAGGGGGTCAACACCGAAACCGGTGAATTCATGGGCCGCAAATGGCGCCACGCTACCGACGGTGGCTGGTTCCTTTTCGGACTGAAGATAGATCCGAAGGTCCCGATGGATCTCATCTGTACGTATTGGGGAGGCGACAGCGGCAATCGGGAATTCGACATCCTCGTCAGCAGCGAGAGGATCGCCGCCGAAGTGCTCGAAAATAACCGGCCCGGAGTGTTTTACGACAAGACGTACGAACTGCCAACCGAGATCACGACGGGGCGCGACGGAATCTACGTCCGCTTCCAGGCGCATCCCGGCAAAATGGCGGGCGGTCTGTATGGGTGTCGGGCGGTGAGGAGAGCGACTCCCGTTATGAGTTCGCCCCGTTAG
- the araD gene encoding L-ribulose-5-phosphate 4-epimerase AraD translates to MKYAELREAVYAANMGLVEAGLVVLTWGNASGVDRNEGVLAIKPSGVDYKQLRPEHIVVLDLETGAVVDGDGRPSSDTPTHLALCRAFPALGGVVHTHSRYATAFAQAGVEIPCLGTTHADSFYGAIPVTRPLNEAEIREAYEANTGSVIIERFRDGGLDPTQVPGVLVANHGPFTWGSTAAKALENAVVLDFVAGMALDTYRLANCPPIPQVLLDKHFLRKHGPGAYYGQPVATRKP, encoded by the coding sequence ATGAAATACGCCGAACTCCGGGAAGCCGTGTATGCGGCGAATATGGGGCTGGTTGAAGCTGGGCTCGTGGTCCTTACGTGGGGCAATGCAAGCGGCGTGGATCGGAACGAGGGCGTTCTGGCGATCAAACCGAGCGGAGTTGATTACAAACAACTCCGTCCGGAACACATCGTGGTTCTGGATCTGGAGACGGGCGCGGTTGTCGATGGCGACGGACGCCCGTCCTCAGACACTCCGACTCATCTGGCGCTCTGTCGCGCATTCCCGGCGCTCGGCGGCGTCGTTCACACCCATTCGCGGTATGCAACCGCGTTCGCCCAGGCAGGGGTCGAGATTCCCTGCCTGGGGACGACCCACGCGGACAGCTTCTATGGCGCCATCCCGGTCACCCGCCCGCTCAATGAGGCGGAGATCCGGGAGGCGTACGAGGCCAACACCGGTTCGGTGATTATCGAGCGTTTCCGGGATGGCGGTCTTGATCCCACACAAGTTCCAGGTGTCCTCGTGGCGAACCACGGCCCGTTCACGTGGGGCAGCACGGCCGCCAAGGCGCTGGAAAACGCCGTTGTGCTCGATTTTGTCGCCGGGATGGCGCTGGATACGTACCGGTTGGCCAACTGCCCGCCTATCCCACAGGTCCTGCTGGACAAGCATTTCCTCCGAAAGCACGGGCCGGGCGCCTATTACGGACAACCGGTCGCGACCCGGAAACCGTAG